One Streptomyces sp. R28 DNA window includes the following coding sequences:
- a CDS encoding peptidoglycan-binding protein gives MSSLHSIRHVLRKAAVPAVGAALAFSITVTIATPAAASGSYSGRAYVYGSGEVNDDFDDEGVVNVTTHRSSNVTCLWQTILWAHGYLPSSGIDGIFGDQTDAATRKFQADKGLVADGSAGRNSWTKAGDRIRQIDNQNGWLFVVYYGVTGSRSPYGSHDFVLQRSPDGNYRFYPPQDGGPYWASYNSRTC, from the coding sequence ATGTCTTCGCTCCACTCCATCCGTCATGTGCTGCGTAAAGCGGCTGTCCCCGCCGTCGGCGCGGCGTTGGCGTTCAGCATCACCGTTACCATCGCCACGCCGGCGGCGGCCAGCGGCTCCTACAGCGGCAGGGCGTACGTTTACGGCAGCGGCGAGGTAAATGACGACTTCGATGACGAGGGCGTCGTCAACGTCACCACGCACCGCTCCTCGAACGTCACCTGTCTGTGGCAGACCATTCTTTGGGCACATGGTTACCTGCCCTCGTCCGGAATCGATGGCATCTTCGGCGACCAGACTGATGCCGCAACGAGGAAATTCCAAGCTGACAAGGGCCTCGTCGCGGACGGCTCCGCCGGTCGGAACAGCTGGACAAAGGCAGGCGACAGGATCAGGCAGATCGACAACCAGAACGGGTGGCTGTTTGTGGTGTATTACGGCGTGACAGGTTCCAGGAGCCCGTACGGCTCGCATGATTTCGTGTTGCAGCGTTCGCCCGACGGAAATTACAGATTTTACCCGCCTCAGGACGGCGGCCCATATTGGGCCTCCTACAACTCCCGCACCTGCTGA
- the dcd gene encoding dCTP deaminase, with the protein MLLSDKDIRAEIDAGRVRIDPYDESMVQPSSVDVRLDRYFRVFENHRYPHIDPSVEQADLTRLVEPEGDEPFILHPGEFVLASTYEVISLPDDLASRLEGKSSLGRLGLVTHSTAGFIDPGFSGHVTLELSNLATLPIKLWPGMKIGQLCMFRLSSPAEFPYGSERYGSRYQGQRGPTASRSFMNFHRTQV; encoded by the coding sequence GTGCTTCTCTCAGACAAGGACATCCGGGCCGAGATCGACGCCGGGCGGGTACGGATCGATCCCTACGACGAATCCATGGTGCAGCCCTCGAGCGTCGATGTGCGGCTGGACCGTTACTTCCGGGTGTTCGAGAACCACCGGTACCCGCACATCGACCCCTCCGTCGAGCAGGCGGATCTGACCCGGCTCGTGGAGCCCGAGGGCGACGAGCCGTTCATCCTGCACCCCGGGGAGTTCGTTCTGGCCTCTACGTACGAGGTCATCTCGCTTCCTGACGATCTTGCCTCCCGGCTTGAGGGGAAGTCCTCGCTCGGGCGGCTCGGGCTGGTCACCCACTCCACCGCAGGGTTCATCGACCCGGGGTTCAGTGGGCATGTGACCCTCGAGCTCTCCAACCTCGCGACCCTGCCGATCAAGCTCTGGCCCGGCATGAAGATCGGCCAGCTGTGCATGTTCCGGCTCAGCTCGCCCGCCGAGTTCCCGTACGGGAGCGAGCGGTACGGGTCCCGGTACCAGGGGCAGCGCGGGCCGACCGCCTCCCGGTCCTTCATGAACTTCCATCGGACTCAGGTGTGA
- a CDS encoding Scr1 family TA system antitoxin-like transcriptional regulator, producing MVNLKELNPDASPQAAYGARLRSSREARGWTQDELAERVGYSGRHISAIETGRKPPTLRFSRSLDTVLGLTGTADAFERAWGEIRNGSLLEGFPEYLGQEARAAEIRLFEVGAIPGLLQTPEYARAMEEGNVKRGTLSPEQASERVEFLAERQAALMRRTPPMVIVVLDESCIRRAIGGSDVMERQLAHLIEFADRPDTALQLAPYSIGERRPFNRLVNLLTLPDRSVISYVESETHGHLDREITSVLPLVRAYHQLQAVALSQAESVAMIEQARKGTP from the coding sequence TTGGTAAATCTCAAGGAGTTGAACCCGGACGCATCGCCCCAAGCGGCCTACGGCGCGCGTCTGCGCAGCTCGCGGGAGGCACGCGGATGGACCCAAGACGAGTTGGCCGAGCGCGTGGGCTACTCGGGAAGACATATTTCGGCGATTGAAACGGGCCGCAAGCCGCCAACTCTCCGCTTCTCGCGGAGCTTAGACACGGTTCTCGGACTCACAGGGACCGCAGACGCGTTCGAGCGCGCGTGGGGCGAGATCCGAAACGGCAGCCTGCTGGAGGGCTTCCCGGAGTACCTGGGACAGGAGGCACGAGCGGCAGAGATCCGACTGTTCGAAGTAGGAGCGATCCCCGGACTACTCCAGACACCGGAGTACGCACGAGCCATGGAAGAGGGCAACGTGAAGCGGGGAACGCTCAGCCCCGAACAAGCCTCTGAACGTGTTGAGTTCCTGGCGGAGCGGCAAGCGGCTCTGATGCGGCGCACCCCGCCCATGGTGATCGTGGTCTTGGATGAGAGCTGCATCCGGCGGGCCATCGGAGGGAGCGACGTTATGGAGCGCCAGTTGGCCCATCTGATCGAGTTCGCTGACCGGCCGGACACCGCGCTCCAGCTGGCCCCCTACTCCATCGGCGAGCGCCGCCCGTTCAACCGGCTGGTGAATCTGTTGACCCTGCCTGACCGCTCCGTGATTTCCTACGTCGAGTCCGAAACCCACGGGCACTTGGACAGGGAAATCACATCCGTGCTGCCGCTGGTGAGGGCCTACCATCAACTACAGGCCGTGGCACTTTCCCAGGCGGAATCAGTGGCCATGATCGAGCAGGCACGAAAGGGCACCCCGTGA
- a CDS encoding DUF397 domain-containing protein — MTTDSLPLIWFKSTYSGNGGSCIEVAANVAASRGVVPVRDSKNLNGPILDIPAEAFSSFVTGVKAGDLGAI; from the coding sequence GTGACAACCGACTCCCTACCCCTCATCTGGTTCAAGTCCACCTACAGCGGCAACGGCGGATCATGCATCGAGGTTGCCGCAAACGTCGCCGCCTCGCGCGGCGTGGTCCCCGTCCGTGACTCCAAGAACCTGAACGGTCCGATCCTGGACATCCCCGCCGAGGCGTTCTCGTCCTTTGTGACAGGCGTGAAGGCCGGAGATCTTGGTGCCATATGA